Part of the Kitasatospora sp. NBC_00374 genome is shown below.
GGCTGCCCGCCGGCACCGAGGCCGGCGCCCTCGCGGCGGCGGCCCGGCTGGGGCTCGCCGTCGACGGCCTCGCCGCCTTCCGCCACCCGGCGGCCGCGGCACCCGCCACCCACGGCCTGGTGGTGGGCTACGCCACCCCGCCCGAGCGCGCGTACGGCGCCGCCCTGGCAGCCCTGTGCCGGGCCCTGCCGCCCGACCGCGGCTGAGGCGGGGCCGGGGAGGCGAGCCACGGCATACGGCCGCCGCGAGGCGCATCCTGGTACCAGGGCCCTGCGTGGCGGTCCCGGCCGGGGCCGGTGCGGAGGGCGTGGATCGTTCCCGGAGGCGGTCATGAACAACAGAGCCCCCGCAGGCGTGGTGGCAGGCGTGGACGGGTCGGTGCCCGCCGCGGCCGCCGCCGAATGGGCCGCCCAGGAGGCCGAACGTCGAGGGTGCGCACTGCACCTGGTGCACGCCGTGAACACCGGCACCGTCACCCTCTCCCCACGGACCGGCGCCGCCGTCACCGACCTCATCCTGCGCGAGGCCCAGGCCGTCCTGGACGAGGCGCTCGGCAAGCTCGCCGCCGCCCACCCGGAGCTGCGCCTCACCGGGGACGTGGTGCCCAGGGACGCCGCCGAGTCCGTCCTCACCGCCGCCGAGCACGCCGAGCTCGCGGTGGTCGGCACCCGCGGCCACGGCGGCTTCGCCTCGCTGCTGCTCGGCTCGGTCAGCCTGCGGGTGGCCGCGCACTCCCGGTGCCCGGTCGTCGTGGTCCGGGGCGCCCCGGACACGGGCAATCACATCCTGGTCGCCATCCGCGACGAACGCGACGGCG
Proteins encoded:
- a CDS encoding universal stress protein — encoded protein: MNNRAPAGVVAGVDGSVPAAAAAEWAAQEAERRGCALHLVHAVNTGTVTLSPRTGAAVTDLILREAQAVLDEALGKLAAAHPELRLTGDVVPRDAAESVLTAAEHAELAVVGTRGHGGFASLLLGSVSLRVAAHSRCPVVVVRGAPDTGNHILVAIRDERDGETLRFALREATDRRLPVEALHTWSPVVADAAHMAPMIDEVGEEARLHAQLLRNTVEPVAEEFPDVRVDARPLTGATAATLVEASRRAALLVVSRHEPSPHFGLRLGTAVHAVLHHAHCPVAVVPA